ATCCCTGTTACCGGCAGGCTGGCACAAAGAATAGGCGAATTAAGGTTATTTTTACTATCAGTAACCTTCTTTTCGCTGTCTTCATTAATGTGTAGTCTTTCGACTAATCTTGATGTTCTTATATTTTTTAGAGTCGTCCAGGGATTAATGGCGGGGCCGTTAATTCCATTGTCACAGAGTTTATTATTAAGGAATTATCCGCCAGAAAAAAGAACATTTGCTTTGGCGTTATGGTCAATGACCGTAATTATCGCTCCGATTTGTGGGCCGATATTGGGTGGCTATATTTGTGATAACTTTAGTTGGGGATGGATATTTTTAATCAATGTCCCTATGGGGATTATCGTCCTGACATTATGTTTAACTTTACTTAAAGGAAGAGAAACTGAAACTTCACCGGTCAAAATGAATTTACCAGGGTTGACCCTGTTAGTGCTCGGTGTTGGTGGCTTGCAAATTATGCTTGATAAAGGGCGCGATCTGGATTGGTTTAACTCGAGTACAATCATAATATTAACAATAGTGTCAATTATTTCTCTGATCTCTTTAGTCATTTGGGAGTCGACCTCAGAGAACCCAATTCTTGACCTCAGTTTATTCAAGTCGCGTAATTTCACCATTGGTATTGTGTGTATCACATGCGCATATTTATTTTACTCTGGGGCGATTGTACTTATGCCGCAGTTGCTGCAGGAAACTATGGGGTATAATGCGATATGGGCCGGGCTTGCCTATGCGCCAATCGGCATAATGCCACTATTAATATCGCCTTTAATAGGACGTTATGGCAACAAAATTGATATGCGTGCATTGGTTACATTTAGTTTTTTGATGT
The nucleotide sequence above comes from Escherichia coli. Encoded proteins:
- the emrY gene encoding multidrug efflux MFS transporter permease subunit EmrY; amino-acid sequence: MAITKSTPAPLTGGTLWCVTIALSLATFMQMLDSTISNVAIPTISGFLGASTDEGTWVITSFGVANAIAIPVTGRLAQRIGELRLFLLSVTFFSLSSLMCSLSTNLDVLIFFRVVQGLMAGPLIPLSQSLLLRNYPPEKRTFALALWSMTVIIAPICGPILGGYICDNFSWGWIFLINVPMGIIVLTLCLTLLKGRETETSPVKMNLPGLTLLVLGVGGLQIMLDKGRDLDWFNSSTIIILTIVSIISLISLVIWESTSENPILDLSLFKSRNFTIGIVCITCAYLFYSGAIVLMPQLLQETMGYNAIWAGLAYAPIGIMPLLISPLIGRYGNKIDMRALVTFSFLMYAVCYYWRSVTFMPTIDFTGIILPQFFQGFAVACFFLPLTTISFSGLPDNKFANASSMSNFFRTLSGSVGTSLTMTLWGRRESLHHSQLTATIDQFNPVFNSSSQIMDKYYGSLSGVLNEINNEITQQSLSISANEIFRMAAIAFILLTVLVWFARPPFTAKGVG